Proteins encoded by one window of Gambusia affinis linkage group LG17, SWU_Gaff_1.0, whole genome shotgun sequence:
- the slc31a2 gene encoding probable low affinity copper uptake protein 2, translated as MQMTFEASSSVTLLFDVWNVHSPAGMVLSVFVVLLLTVVFEILKVWRVWLSSSSRLAHRPSAYAAASSGRTESCSALDASPSESSLSPSDLQPPSARNSWLLHVIQTFLHVLQVALGYLLMLCVMSYNVWIFLGVVLGSALGYYVAFPLLGQMSLYGRVRH; from the exons ATGCAG ATGACCTTTGAGGCCTCGAGCAGTGTGACCCTGCTGTTCGACGTCTGGAACGTTCACAGCCCTGCAG GCATGGTGCTGTCGGTGTTTGTCGTCCTGCTGCTGACCGTCGTCTTTGAAATCCTCAAAGTGTGGCGGGTTtggctgagcagcagctcccGGCTGGCCCACCGTCCGTCGGCGTACGCCGCCGCATCGTCCGGCCGCACGGAGAGCTGCTCCGCGCTGGACGCCAGCCCCTCCGAGTCCTCGCTCTCCCCCTCAGACCTTCAGCCGCCGAGCGCCAGGAACAG CTGGCTGCTGCACGTCATCCAGACGTTCCTCCACGTCCTGCAGGTGGCGCTGGGCTACCTGCTGATGCTCTGCGTCATGTCCTACAACGTCTGGATCTTCCTGGGCGTCGTCCTCGGCTCCGCCCTCGGCTATTACGTCGCCTTCCCTCTGCTGGGCCAGATGTCTCTGTACGGCCGGGTCCGGCACTGA